A stretch of DNA from Vanacampus margaritifer isolate UIUO_Vmar chromosome 1, RoL_Vmar_1.0, whole genome shotgun sequence:
CGTAAGTGAAAATATGATTAAATCTGTATGAGCGTTTACTTCTAGTTTTTTCAAAAACGTAGAACTTTGAAGGAGCCCTCACTTCATTGCAACGCACGGCCATCAGCCATTGTGGTAAGTTTATGTGACTTACTTCGAGGTCCAGATCCAGTGTGGAAGTAGGAGAAAAGGGAGTCCAGCTCATCAGGACAAAACAAGGACTCTCGTCTAGTCTTGGCAGTAGCTGAAAAGgagtataaatgaataaataaataaataaataaattgatgtCAGTGGTCAAACAAGATCAAATTGTAGGTAGGGTGATCTggtcttataaaaaaaaatatcgttctttttcttttcttttcaaaaatcCGATTTGTACATCTACCGTAATTAAAAtctattttcccttttttttcctatgaCATGTTTTCATTAAGTGTTCAATCTTTTGCTCCCCCGGTACACGGCGATCGGTATTACACAATACTGGCAAGTCCCAATTTAGAGTTGAGCGCCTTTAGTGTAGACTAGAGCTACATTGCACCACAAGATGCCAGGCAGCATTGAGGTCTACTGAAAGTGATGGGACATAATTAAGAGATCTGAAGAAGCAGAGTTGGTCCACTACTAAACATAGCCTATAAGTATTGCTTGGTTGGATATgttggtgtttaaatataaaatgttcatCTTTTGTTGTAAGTGATGCTACTTAaaatagcagttgtttgaaTGCTTATGATGACTggaacatctatgctaatttccgttagcccgtctatggcatttcacattatatgttagcattaagatggtggttaatttgatttttgttttgtttgatttatccAACATTTTGGTGTCTAAATGTAAAATGAGTCATTCTGTTTGGTTTTAAGTGTCAGTTTTGCAGTTAACTTTACTACTGTATTCATTCTATTGCCAACTAATGAATACTTTAAAAGTGTTTCCTATAATTTGAAATTACAGCATGTGGGATGTGTAAAATTGTTCTgacaaataaaatttgaataaacaataaaatcacCCAGCCCTACAGGAATGAATTAAATGCGCTAACAAGGCTAATGATGGGCAGGAACCTGAAGAGTAGCTTGTCGGCGAGGCGCTCCGGAGCTCTTGTCTGTACCGCCGCCGTGTCTTTGGTACAGTGGAGGCGCTGTTGTGCCTGCGACACTTCTGGGCGCTCCAGCGATGCGTTGACTTCCTGTCGCCGTTGACGAGACTCGGCATGGCGGTCAGCTTCCTTACAAACTTTTTCTCCACGTACTTGGCCTTAATCCAGGCCTCCTTCTCCTGCCTGGAAGACCATTATGGCtttgaattgtttttggaatgatagattaaaaaaaatacatttagtttatttatttattctatctAAAATTTTATTCAAAAGACCTGTCCATTGAAAAGTCCAACATGTCATATGGACATTGTTCGGGCCTGGATTTAGACGTTCACTCTCCTACCTACAACTGGACGCCATTGCTTTCCTCACACCTTGTCCTTCGTGATACGAGCCCTCATAGATATGCTTGACGACGCCGTTGCCCAACTCGCACATCAGCTGCGAGGCAAAAATAGCAGACATCACCGACCACCGTTTTGCTACTTTTCCATGGCACAGAACAGTATTTTAGTTTGCTCATTTATTTGAACCCTGCAGTAAAGTTAGAGTCCAACTGGCACATTTAATATGTAGTACGTATATAGTATAGTCTATAGTGTATTTTGTGCCTGTAATataaaaattgtatattttacaCTATATATCATACATGTGTGTTGTTTGTTCATATAGCTTTAGCCTGGTTAGCTTATCTTCACAGAGTTGTTGAATATTGGGCTATTCCTTTTCAGTCATGCTAGTTGCTCAGTGTATCACCTTTAATAACTCAGGTTCCCACGAGTCCAGCGTGAGCGATCGCACTTTGGAGCAGTGAACACCGAGACTTCTGAAACCAGACACAATAAATGTGACAATTCAGGGGAACTAGATGGTGGCGGCACCAACAGACATTAGttaatgacttggaagatagaCACTCGGCAGGATGCTGATGCTAATGTCATGCTAATCCTGTCACGTTCCACTCACGCAGTGGCCGGTAACCCGGCAACGGGTGATGCCACCTTGTCTCCTGTGTGACTCGGAGGACGCTACATGAATATTCAACAGCTGGCCAGCactttaaaggggacatattcCTCCGGAGTGCCTGCTCACCCATCAAGTGCGAAATTAAACATCCAAGTCATTCTTTAGTTTCTCTGCCCACGATTTGGCAGCTAACTTCAAGATATGCTTTTCATTTCAAGACAAGCAGAGTTGCAGTGTTGTTAGATGCACCAAAAACTACAAATTATTCAgaatatgtaataaaaaaaagacctgtGGATGCCGGAGCACTCGATGCACAGCAGGATCCCCAAATTGATAGACGCCCAACGAGGATCGGCCTGACCGCAGTCGCAGCACTGCTGGTTGCCAGGCAGGCACAGGATCCTCTGCAGGATGCCCTCGCCACGGGCGCCGTGCTCTCGCGACTCGCTGGCCGAGTCGATGCTGCTGGTGGACGGCGAGGCCGCTCTGTCCAGATGCTATACAACATACAGACATACAGTCaaaaacacacatccacacGACATCTGTATCTAGATGTGTATCTGATATAGTCTTATGTATATCACTGTGCATGTAAAACATATACAGTGGACCAAACAttgttcataattttttttgttttggattttttggggggaagggggggggggactttcctgtttttcatggaaaacgcATACTGAAGGTTTATCagtgttaataaataaataaattcaatatttaaaaaaaattgtattgtgtaTGTTTTGTATTGTGTATAATGTATTTCAATTGACATAAATTATACACTGATTTTCACAGGTTGGCTTGGTTCCTATCCCCCTATTATAACTGGAGGGATGTAAAGTGTGTGACTGGCCTCGCTGTGGAGGCTGTCAGGACTCTCCCTGTAGGCCGAGGCGATGCTGGCTTGGACCGCCTGGATCCATGCTTGTCTCAGCTTCTCCGACTCTGCTTGCAGCATGCAGCTCCTGATGGGGAAAAAGCACCCAAACAAGAGGATCGCTTCTCCTAGTTCTACTCAACACTCATAGCGCACGGAATAAAAAGTCCTACTTGGTCGGGGAGACCACCTCGAAGCAGAACCTCCGCTCGATGTCCTCGCAGGGTTTGACGGAACACAGACGGAGGTCATCCACAACCACCGTCAGAGTGTCCTGCCCATGGACAAAACACCCCGTGAGACACGCCCATGTTTGTCAGGATTTGAACATTCAAAGATATGCTTGCCTTGAGCTTTTTCTGATAAACAAGCTGGCTGCTCTGGATGGAGAACCAGCGTCTGGAAGGCATGAAGAAAACGTTAAGTTAGACCATGTCCAGAGGAGCACTCTGAAGTCTTTTGTCGCACCTGTTCCATGTCTTGAAGGCATTACTGGCTCTCTTGAACAAGTATCCTTCCATCACCACGCCGTTGGGAGAGTCCACGTTGAATTCTGCTTTGGAGTCGTCATAGGCGAAGTCCTGAGAAAACATCTCCATGAAGCACGAGCTGGAACATCTAGGATCTCCATACGTTGTCAAACATTCCCTCCAAGCCAAAGAATTGGAATTCATCCTCCTCATGTGCGGATATTATTTAGAGTTTTAGTGTTCAAAAGAAACATAGAATGAACTCACCTGCATGAGTGTCTGAAAGcagaagaagggggggggggacattagAGGCACATTGGTAGGAAAATATAACATTCACTTTGGAATTATGCAGTGAGACTAAAGGTGATCTTTTCTAGCTCTAATCAGTACTTGGGCATCAGCATTTTTGGACCACCCAGAATGTGAATCCAGAATTTTACATGCACTGGAGAAATATGATCTCTTCCCATCCTTCTACTTAGTTCCCTGACAGGAACATTTTGGACCATCTGGAGAGtcaattttgaatttgaaaaggagCCAGTGTAATGAAGCATGAAATATGAGGTCTTCTTCTAGTTCTACTCAGTACTCAGCAGCATTTTGCACCATCTGAAAAATCTCATCACTATCGCTCTCAACGGCTGGTCGTCGAACCAGCAACCTTCTCAACGAGTTGTTCAATGGCACCCCTAGAGTGGCATCGATTCACGGCCGTGTAAACATATAAAGATGACAGCATGTTGCTTCTGGACATGTCCCAACTCACCCTCTGCTGGATGGTTGCGTGTTTGTGCTCCAGCTCTCGCTTCTTCATGGCCGAGTCGATCACCAGCTGATCCAGCTGAAATAAAGGTAAAGCATGGATTGTGTTTTCACTGGTAGAGACAGTACTTCATCACCAGGCTATTGaataacatgacaaaatgcCCTAACATCGACAATCAGGATATTTTGCTCACCTCGGCTGCCAGCTTCTTCATGTAGGGGTCAACCTCGTCCAGGCGCTTGCAGCCCTGTTGGAACAACGAGTACTGGGCATGCATGAAGGACAGCATCTGGAAGGGGGAGAGTAGACATACCATATGTATTCATACAATGTAATGTCTGTGTGGAATTTAAACAAAACTTACTGCATCCAGGATCTCAAATTTCTTCTTTGCCTGAAGGACATTGATCTGCAGGGAGCAGACGGACACGGACGTTATCATCATTTTCAGAGACACAGTTGCATTTAAAATAGATGTACAACTCTTTTTGTAACAAGGCTAAACATCTGAGAAAGAGACAGGCACATAAAGACAGTGAACTTCTTTGAAAGAGACACTTTCACATTAGATGCTAAAATCACCACCTGCAGAACGTAGTCCAAGGCCAGGTGACGGAAGCACTTTCGTGCGACGCTCAGCGCGCAGGTGGCTTCCTCCACTTCGTGAGCTTTGTTCCTAGGTGCCTGCGCATTTTTCACCTGTGCGATCTCCATGTCCTCACGCACACGCTCAAAGTGCTTCTTGGTCTCCTTGAACTTGCGCACATCCCTACAGAAATGAGCCACACCTGACTTAAAAGGgacatgggaaaaaaactacttttaaatgtattggATACAAGTTGTGTATCTGGAGTTTCTGTGTTGTCTGACTATCcccacaaaatactttttttgcaaGATGTTCtacctttttttctgacataaaaaaaaaacgtaattaatGTAAATGACTTTTTCACAACTTTTTAGTAGGAAAAATAAGGTTTAAAATGCTGTACTTCCCCTCAcataaaacaactttattttccaaatgttttgacttttgtgaaagcaaattattgttttaattctAAAGAATGTCTTTatttctgaaaagaaaaaaaagtggtcaggGAGCAAGGTTCTGGTTTGAGGAAATGCTGCCTTCACAGGGGAAAATACAAAGTAAGCTTTTATGTTACCCTCTTCAGATTCTTGACTGCTTGAGAACAAGCTGTTGCTTGCCTCATCACACTATTCATAGGCTAGCCAATTGACCCCATAGCGGAGGGGGCGGGATGAGCGATGGCTAATCTGCATGAGATAGATCCGCTCCCCTTCAAAACGAGTGATTTCAAACAGTGTTCTAAGTGAGGACTTTGACTGAAGAATGCTAGCACAGAaggaactttatttttttaatgttaaaggAAGAAGTTCATACGaagccacttaaaaaaaaaactaacaaaaaaagacatttttgaacatttgttGTGTTGACAAACACAATAATTCTGGCTTGTGCATAATGAACTCACTCTTTGACAAAATGCTGCAACTGTTGCTTGACTGAGTGCTGAGCTTGATCGAACAGCATCTGCGACAGAAAAGGCAGAAAACCTGTAAAAGCAATGTTCatttggagcctatcccagctggatTTGGGAGAGAGACAGGTTATAGCCTTGACTGGTCGCCACAATGTCAGGGCACATAAAGACAAATAATTGACTGGTCTCCAGTCAAtggcacacatactgtacatgcatagATATATCCGCCTGTGCCATTAAATCTGATCCAAATCAAAAACATCTAAACAACACTAAGTGTCCCAATGTAAAAACAGTCCACCAAACTCATAAAGCTAACTCTTTATGGggactattttttaaataacatccTTGTTGTTTACTTTATCTATTAGTTactgttttggggaaaaaaatctcagaCCATTTATGATTATCATTTCGAATTAAACTGAATGAGCTCGCCTTTTTGTTGAGCCCTGCTTCCAAGATTAATTCAATGCAATGCACTTGTGTACCAAAAGAGAGCAATGGTGTGCACTTTCACATGCAGATGAAAGTCTGTTGGCGAGAATGAATGGAGGAGGAATgtggcctttttttgtgtgcacacaATAAGGTCGCCTTTTCTTGGATGCTTTGAATCCAAGAGACTTCCATTTCACACTGGGAGCACATGCTCGGGGATTCCTGCAACATTCCCGCTAAATAGGTCATCCGGGCGGGTAGGGTGGAGGCCATACAGGAAGAGGCCGGACGTTTGGTGAAATGTGAGCCTCCATCCCTTGCCGTGTGAAGATTTAATATTATATTCCAAATAGTGTCTGATCCAACAACcaagatcacatttaaaaataggtGGAGGTAACTTTAAGTTGACCTGAGCctgaaaataatcattagtgTACTTTTGTCCCAAAGAAGTCACTACAGCGGGGCAGCGGAAATAAACCTGTGGCTGCGGCGGCGGCCCGACGTGACCACAAGCCGCTGAAAGTCAACCACTAGTGACTcgtcatgttggaaaaaaagaatggctTGGTAATATGGCCTTAAAATAATTTGTCCTATTTCTTCCACAAACATTGTATTCCCCATTTTAATCAGAATAAGTTCTGTATTTTCTTTAGTTCTCCTGACACCAAACAAGGTTTGAAACTGTTTTTCCCCCAGCAGTAACTTAAATCAAATTCCACAGAAAGGAACAAGGATGTCACAGcaaaattttctatctgttacAACATGTTGTCTGTGGCATTCTAAGTGTAGcgaccacttcctgtttgaagcCTCACAATGGTGAGATACTATTGATCAAATGTAGTTGTCGTATCTgtctcatgatgtcaaaatgtgaagagCATGATGAAGAGAACTGTTCCAATACCAGTTTTAATTGAACCAGGAAACGGATTGGCCAATTCGTGGCCAAACTATCCAGCCCCACTGATTGTCACTCTAAAGCCTGGTTCGCCATTGGCTAAGTAGTTATGTGGAGGAGGAGGGCTGGCAGAGCCACCTCTGAAACAAACTAATTTTACCATGGCAAAAAATatgctttaaaaatatgttgataaTATCCCACAGACAtatgacattttaaattgtgaagaaaataaacaatatgcTGCTTTGACAGCTCTTGGTGAGGCTCGCTGCTTCTTTTGGTATAAGTGTCATCAAAAAGTCAAAGTGACTGAGTTAAGTGACTTTTGGTGGCGCTTACGATGTGGTAGTTGATGATTTCCTGAAGACTTTCTCCACACTTTTCCAGGCACTCCTGCCAAGAAGAGAAAGCAAAAAggaaggggtaaaaaaaaatgattagaaGATAGAAATCATGCGCTGTTTGTCTGAAAATAAACACTGCTGCTAACGTAATGTGAGAGATCAGCTGGCTGAGGAAGTGTACTAATTTTTCTTTCTCTTGGCGGGGGGCAAGAACAAttgattatttcttatttttttatattgggaAACAACTTGAATGAGAAATGCTTCATTGTTCTGCCAAGAGCACTTTGAATACAACAGCTAAAACGAACAATTGAGTACACGCAaactttacatttttctttcggGATCCCTATATAGTATTGTAATTATTACAActctttttgctatttttttctatgaTGACATTCAGTCAAATCACagacatgttaaaaaaacactttaaaggAAATTTGTGATGTAAGAATGACTTTTTAATGTTACAAAATGTGTGTATGGAGTTCTTTCCCATCCAAGTGTGAGTTAATATAAGTCTGTATTTTCCAATGTTCGTATTTCTGAAAAAGTGTATGCAAGTGTGGCCTTCTTAATGGCTTAATTTGACATGACAATTTGAGTCATTTACATAATCCTAGTGCCAATAACTTGACTGGGTGGAGAGCCACCATTTTGAAGACCACAAAtaaagtcaaagtcaaaaggtaagcagagctgcagtgtttgGACACATAAGTGTTACATAGTGAAGCACGGGTCCACAACACTAAATGACAAGTCTAATTTGGCCGTTTGTTGATGAAGTTATTTTTACGCCAGGGGAAAATGCAAATGATGCTTTTAAAATCTGTATGTGGTCTTTTTTTCTCAGGCTGTCTCCCTAACTACACCCCATtagtaatacaaaataaaaatccatgaGTTTACATATCCCAAGGGTAAACTTTATatttaactgtatttttttttttatcctgtgtATTTTTACTTACGTATATTTCGAAATTTTTACTCACCCACTTGGGAActctaaatacattttggagggggaaaaaatacacatatgTCCCTGTTGATAGGTGAACATTTCTGgcattgacaattttttttgctactaCGTCATCATATGAGGACAAAAATACACATGTAGAGAGCCGTAAAGCACTGATGGAGGACTTTAACATAAGCCAAAGTGGTTTAACCTGAAGCCGGGTCCTTCatacaacacacaaacaaaacaatgtcaatTCACTTCCACCGAATCTCACCGAAATCATTTCATCCTTCTTGCATTGCTGCGACAGATCCCGGATGCCGTTGATAAAAAGTTTGTTGGCGCTCACGTACACCTTCCCGGCATCTATCATGCCGCCACAGAGCTTCACCAACTGTGTGGACAGAAATATGATGTCAGTAACTTGAGCTCATTTCAAACCACAAGGTTTTAAACTTAGTAGCAATTGATTGGGTAGATCTTCAGAAATTGTTTAAACGACCCTAAAATAGACACACGTTAAAGCAAAACGGGAGAATTCCTGTCTTTTATAGCTTAGCTTATTGAGACTTTTGTGAATCTCCTCATGACAGACAACACAGACATGCCCGCCAAATGTCACGTTGCTAAGTAAAATCTGATTTGAAggctgaatttttatttattttttatagacgTTTGGTTGACCTGAAGGTTGAAGGTTTAATGTGTTAAGGCCAATTATCAAACTTTACTGCCATGCTCTGTCTACAGGCAATGATGAAAACACTTAATTTTTGCAATTTATGGTGACCCATCTGTTAAGTACATTATACGTGTTTCAAATTTGGGAGCAATCGAGACAAAATCTCTCTTAGAGTTTGGAGAATCCTAGGAAATGGTTAAGtagctgcttcaaaccaaaatagcaGACATCCTGTCTTTTATGGCATAagactttttgtgggtctcctcatGATGAATATGTCTTCcagatttcatgttgctaagtcaaaCACGCCTTGGGGTGGAATTTTCATGACATTTAGTTCAGCTGACTTTGTGCAGTTGACTATTTTGAGTTTCTTGTTTTATGCTGAGTCATTAAACTTTGCCACCATACTCCACCCACAGGCAATGAAGAAAACTCCTAATTTAAGGTCACCAATCTGTTGACTTACTGGTTAATATTTGGCAGCAAGTGGAtaaaatgtcaaacaatagatCCATGGAAAAGGACAAAATGACCTCGAAATGGCCACTTTACCAAACTGGCAGACTGCCTGTGTCTAGACAAGCATGGCTTCTTGACACTTTTCCCTATGACATTTCATGTTGAGAAAGAATGCAAAGTTATTTTGGGGATGCTTTTTCCAGATGACAAATATCACTGCCATGCTCTACTCGTGGGGATGGTTCAAACTTTCTAGCAATCGGACTGTTTTGGGATCGAAGTGTGAGAACTTTTGTCGTGCCCTCCAGCGATCTGGAAGGTGTTTtccacactccacagttttAGCATCATGTTGCACAGACGGGGATGACAGTTATGCTCTTACCTTGTCCAGTTTTGCCTCAATTTCCACAACCTCTGTTTCCACTTCCTCGATATTTGCCCTGAAACACAAAAGCAAGACAGGACCTCCATAAATGCCTGCTTGGATTCCTATCACGGGGAGTTAGCTGCTACTAAAACAAAGACTGTGCTGGAGTGAGTGGGATATTGTTAagcataaattattttaaacaatttgaTAACAAGTGACGTTGTGCATGTACAGCAgctacagctagctagctagcagctaacatTAGCCGGTTGGTGGGCATGATGTGCGTAACTATAGTAGGGAGGTGGTCTGATGTCAAAGTTCACTAGTAACAAGGTCAAATATCACATTGCAACACATCGTATCTAGTCATATAGCAAATTAAAGATCGTAAATGAGGGCTTTCCAGAACTATAATTATGTTGTCAATTTGTCCTCATAGGACAGCACGATGGCCGAAAGGCACGCAACACTAGAACAGACTTTTAGTCAATAGTTGTCGTTGTTGATCCAGATATAACACATTGTGGGACAGCTGTTAACAGTATTCACCAACCTCAAGCTATaatcaccccccaccccgcttCCCCCAATAATGGATGCGCACGGTGCCCCCAGGAACCGTTGTCATGGCAACCGTGGCTATGTGGGCCGCAGAGGTCCATGATGGGCTCGTGAGTTGACCAAGAAGCAAGTCCGAAAGCATTGAATGCGCACACGCCCAGTCAAATTCACACACAAGCACCGTTTGGTGAGTAGGTTAGATAGGTAGATTAGGTAAC
This window harbors:
- the LOC144034823 gene encoding arf-GAP with coiled-coil, ANK repeat and PH domain-containing protein 3-like isoform X4 gives rise to the protein MTVEFEECVKDSPRFRANIEEVETEVVEIEAKLDKLVKLCGGMIDAGKVYVSANKLFINGIRDLSQQCKKDEMISECLEKCGESLQEIINYHIMLFDQAQHSVKQQLQHFVKEDVRKFKETKKHFERVREDMEIAQVKNAQAPRNKAHEVEEATCALSVARKCFRHLALDYVLQINVLQAKKKFEILDAMLSFMHAQYSLFQQGCKRLDEVDPYMKKLAAELDQLVIDSAMKKRELEHKHATIQQRTLMQDFAYDDSKAEFNVDSPNGVVMEGYLFKRASNAFKTWNRRWFSIQSSQLVYQKKLKDTLTVVVDDLRLCSVKPCEDIERRFCFEVVSPTKSCMLQAESEKLRQAWIQAVQASIASAYRESPDSLHSEHLDRAASPSTSSIDSASESREHGARGEGILQRILCLPGNQQCCDCGQADPRWASINLGILLCIECSGIHRSLGVHCSKVRSLTLDSWEPELLKLMCELGNGVVKHIYEGSYHEGQGVRKAMASSCRQEKEAWIKAKYVEKKFVRKLTAMPSLVNGDRKSTHRWSAQKCRRHNSASTVPKTRRRYRQELRSASPTSYSSATAKTRRESLFCPDELDSLFSYFHTGSGPRSLPGLSSDSGLGSTNGSTDFLVVGPVVDSVTEEECEASEDSSGETEHDTSDPENSRYLHPGALLYRAAKARNLPVMAEALAHGADVNMVNKDDEEKTPLIQAVIGGSLLACEFLLQNAADVNQRDARGRGPLHHATYLGHTGQVCLFLKRGAAQNDGDEDGHDPLSIAVQQANADIVTLLRLARMNEEMRASEGGFAQAGSPKQ
- the LOC144034823 gene encoding arf-GAP with coiled-coil, ANK repeat and PH domain-containing protein 3-like isoform X2: MTVEFEECVKDSPRFRANIEEVETEVVEIEAKLDKLVKLCGGMIDAGKVYVSANKLFINGIRDLSQQCKKDEMISECLEKCGESLQEIINYHIMLFDQAQHSVKQQLQHFVKEDVRKFKETKKHFERVREDMEIAQVKNAQAPRNKAHEVEEATCALSVARKCFRHLALDYVLQINVLQAKKKFEILDAMLSFMHAQYSLFQQGCKRLDEVDPYMKKLAAELDQLVIDSAMKKRELEHKHATIQQRTLMQDFAYDDSKAEFNVDSPNGVVMEGYLFKRASNAFKTWNRRWFSIQSSQLVYQKKLKDTLTVVVDDLRLCSVKPCEDIERRFCFEVVSPTKSCMLQAESEKLRQAWIQAVQASIASAYRESPDSLHSEHLDRAASPSTSSIDSASESREHGARGEGILQRILCLPGNQQCCDCGQADPRWASINLGILLCIECSGIHRSLGVHCSKVRSLTLDSWEPELLKLMCELGNGVVKHIYEGSYHEGQGVRKAMASSCRQEKEAWIKAKYVEKKFVRKLTAMPSLVNGDRKSTHRWSAQKCRRHNSASTVPKTRRRYRQELRSASPTSYSSATAKTRRESLFCPDELDSLFSYFHTGSGPRSLSSDSGLGSTNGSTDFLVVGPVVDSVTEEECEASEDSSGETEHDTSDPENSRYLHPGALLYRAAKARNLPVMAEALAHGADVNMVNKDDEEKTPLIQAVIGGSLLACEFLLQNAADVNQRDARGRGPLHHATYLGHTGQVCLFLKRGAAQNDGDEDGHDPLSIAVQQANADIVTLLRLARMNEEMRASEGGFAQAGDATYLDIFREFSHMASHNPEKLKRRSVHFRHSFR
- the LOC144034823 gene encoding arf-GAP with coiled-coil, ANK repeat and PH domain-containing protein 3-like isoform X1 translates to MTVEFEECVKDSPRFRANIEEVETEVVEIEAKLDKLVKLCGGMIDAGKVYVSANKLFINGIRDLSQQCKKDEMISECLEKCGESLQEIINYHIMLFDQAQHSVKQQLQHFVKEDVRKFKETKKHFERVREDMEIAQVKNAQAPRNKAHEVEEATCALSVARKCFRHLALDYVLQINVLQAKKKFEILDAMLSFMHAQYSLFQQGCKRLDEVDPYMKKLAAELDQLVIDSAMKKRELEHKHATIQQRTLMQDFAYDDSKAEFNVDSPNGVVMEGYLFKRASNAFKTWNRRWFSIQSSQLVYQKKLKDTLTVVVDDLRLCSVKPCEDIERRFCFEVVSPTKSCMLQAESEKLRQAWIQAVQASIASAYRESPDSLHSEHLDRAASPSTSSIDSASESREHGARGEGILQRILCLPGNQQCCDCGQADPRWASINLGILLCIECSGIHRSLGVHCSKVRSLTLDSWEPELLKLMCELGNGVVKHIYEGSYHEGQGVRKAMASSCRQEKEAWIKAKYVEKKFVRKLTAMPSLVNGDRKSTHRWSAQKCRRHNSASTVPKTRRRYRQELRSASPTSYSSATAKTRRESLFCPDELDSLFSYFHTGSGPRSLPGLSSDSGLGSTNGSTDFLVVGPVVDSVTEEECEASEDSSGETEHDTSDPENSRYLHPGALLYRAAKARNLPVMAEALAHGADVNMVNKDDEEKTPLIQAVIGGSLLACEFLLQNAADVNQRDARGRGPLHHATYLGHTGQVCLFLKRGAAQNDGDEDGHDPLSIAVQQANADIVTLLRLARMNEEMRASEGGFAQAGDATYLDIFREFSHMASHNPEKLKRRSVHFRHSFR
- the LOC144034823 gene encoding arf-GAP with coiled-coil, ANK repeat and PH domain-containing protein 3-like isoform X3 — translated: MTVEFEECVKDSPRFRANIEEVETEVVEIEAKLDKLVKLCGGMIDAGKVYVSANKLFINGIRDLSQQCKKDEMISECLEKCGESLQEIINYHIMLFDQAQHSVKQQLQHFVKEDVRKFKETKKHFERVREDMEIAQVKNAQAPRNKAHEVEEATCALSVARKCFRHLALDYVLQINVLQAKKKFEILDAMLSFMHAQYSLFQQGCKRLDEVDPYMKKLAAELDQLVIDSAMKKRELEHKHATIQQRTLMQDFAYDDSKAEFNVDSPNGVVMEGYLFKRASNAFKTWNRRWFSIQSSQLVYQKKLKDTLTVVVDDLRLCSVKPCEDIERRFCFEVVSPTKSCMLQAESEKLRQAWIQAVQASIASAYRESPDSLHSEHLDRAASPSTSSIDSASESREHGARGEGILQRILCLPGNQQCCDCGQADPRWASINLGILLCIECSGIHRSLGVHCSKVRSLTLDSWEPELLKLMCELGNGVVKHIYEGSYHEGQGVRKAMASSCRQEKEAWIKAKYVEKKFVRKLTAMPSLVNGDRKSTHRWSAQKCRRHNSASTVPKTRRRYRQELRSASPTSYSSATAKTRRESLFCPDELDSLFSYFHTGSGPRSLPGLSSDSGLGSTNGSTDFLVVGPVVDSVTEEECEASEDSSGETEHDTSDPENSRYLHPGALLYRAAKARNLPVMAEALAHGADVNMVNKDDEEKTPLIQAVIGGSLLACEFLLQNAADVNQRDARGRGPLHHATYLGHTGQVCLFLKRGAAQNDGDEDGHDPLSIAVQQANADIVTLLRLARMNEEMRASEGGFAQAGGQGGQTRRSSTNSIGPKQKMLQKLFHSIHLF